The DNA region TTGTGGTCCTCGGCAGGGACCCGAAGCGACTAGACGTGGCCAAGAAGCTCGGTGCGACCGAAGTCAtcaacaacggcggcggtaccggcggcgaggaggagcaggacgacgacgccttggcCAGAATACGGGACATgaccgacggcaagggcttCGACACCGTCATCGAGGCGGTGGGCGTGCCTGCGACGTTTGAGCTGTGTCAGAAGCTGCTGGCCCCTGGCGGCGTGCTGGCCAACGTGGGCGTCCACGGCGTCCCCGCGAAGCTCCATCTCGATCAACTATGGGCGAAGAATATCGGTGAGTCTTCTCTCGGCCGCGACCATCATTCTGCAGTATGAAcaaagtcgacgaggtcgagcgcgTATCAATCATTCTAATGAACTGGGTTTCTCGAAATCAGCAATCACCACGAGACTGGTTGACGGGGGGGTGACGCCCATGCTGATCGAGCAAGTCGCGGCCGGGAAGCTGCGGCCAGTCGACCTCATCACTCATCGTGAGCTGCCACTTTTCCCTTCCTTCACCAGGTGACATGCAATCTCACATCATCTCGTGGCAGGGTTCAAGTTGGACGAAGGAGAGGAGGCCTATAGAACGTTCTCCCAGGCCCGCGAGACGGGAGCGCTCAAGGTCTTGCTCGAGACTGACTAGTGGCGACATTGATCAGGAACATCCGATCGGTTCATGTGGTGCTATGTGCGCTTCCAAAACAGCTATATACCTATATATAAGAATATAATCTAGCAGCAGTTCGCTAGTGAATCTACATaatcgccagccagccacggGGGCTTGGCACCTCCATGCCCGCCCCGACAAGCCACGTCGACACAAGCAGCCAGGCTGCCGAAATAAAACGCCCTACCCGTCAAGCCGGGCCCGTAATGGGCGTACTTTCCGGAATTCGTCATGATGGCGTCCGTCGTGCGGAGGATGCCATCTTGCGTGATCATGCACCAGCACGTATCCTCCAGGAACTGGCATCCAAacgcctccagctcgtctATCAGTCCGGCCTGCTTCGTCAAGTGGTATACCGACCGCCCGCACGTcaccatgacggcgacgctgtcgcTCTTCCTGCGGCCTCGGCAGAGTCGAGCGAGCTTCCTCACCTCGGCAAAGGAAAAGTGTGGGTTCCCGAGGGAGATGAGGccgactggctggccgtTTGAGGTGCTGTTTAGCTCGTCCCAGCTGTTTGACAGCTCGCGTAGCCCGACCTTGACGGTTCGCACGCCCGGCTCAGGGGCAATGACTTTGTTGAGATGTGTTGCCTCGGGCGTGACTCCTACGATATGGAACATCGGCGCACTGGAGACCGTCGCGAAAGCGGCGCCGAAGGCTTTTAGGTCGTCTTTTGAGGGGCCCAAAGTGTCGAGTCCGATGATCGCGGGAATATGGTCTGAGGCTATGGCGCCGACCCGGTAACCAAGGAGCGGATACAGCGAGTCGTCGATCTTGTCCGCATCCCCAAGATCCGTGACTCGAACGACGAGTGTTGCCAGTCGGTTGACCTCCAGGTGAGGGCCtccggccggcgcgcggccCGTCAGGGCCATGGCAACATCCAGCATGTCGGGATACTTCCTGGTCCTCGCCCCGAGCACGCTGTTGGCGTACACGACGGCGTTGGACTCGGCCCAGGCCACCTGGTCGCCGAGCTTCGGCGCGCTGTCCAGCTGGTACGGGGCGCAGGTAAACGTCGGCCGGGCGCCCATGCCCGTCAAGGCGTCGGCCagtcgcgcggcggccccggcgaaCGTCGGGTCCATGTCCTGGGCGCGCCATCGCTTCCGgtccatggcgatggcgttgagcgtcgtcgggaccagcacctcgccgccccagtCGCGCAGCCGCTCGGCAAAGGCCAGGGACGCGGGTCCGGTGTAGACGCAGCTGTCCACGTGGACTTGGCTGACGCTCATCaactcgtcggcgccgagtAACTCTGCCATTCGCAAGATGATGCGCATCGATGCCTGGGCGGCTCGACCGTGGTGGCCGTCTAGCAGCGCTTGATCGAAAACCGAAAGGGAGACCTGACTTGCGCGAGAGGCTGCTTGGCTCGCGTCATGATCTACTAGATGCTGCCGATCCGTGCTGTGCCCGAGTTCTGTGCTGGAGACGCAGTGGTCGTGAACATGAATGGTGCGCCTGTCGAGCTTCGTAACGCTATCAAAGTGCGCTGGCTCCAGCACCACGACCGGAATAGCCGTGTTGAACATTTCCTCCGCGACAATCACCCCCAAGGTCAGGATATCTTCTAGCCGCTGAAAGATGATGGCGCTGGGACCTCTGCGGTTGAGAAGCAGCTCCAGGAGCACGATGGAGCCGGAGCACGAACCGCGACCACCGGGTATCGCAAGGATCTTGCCCTCAAGGTGCTGTCCCTTCAACGGATGATGCTGATCGATGATCTCGCCGGTTTCCGGTCGCACGCCGCCCCAAAAGCTCAGCGCTTGGTCGCTCGCGATGAGCGTCCCAGAGGCCGTGCCGCGGACATAGGCATAGCCCTGATACACGAAGCCGCCCCCGGGATTTCCATGAGCCATCGTGACCGGCATAATGGACTGGGGGCATTCAGGCTGCCGGTCG from Purpureocillium takamizusanense chromosome 3, complete sequence includes:
- a CDS encoding uncharacterized protein (COG:S~EggNog:ENOG503PAZ2), which gives rise to MPVTMAHGNPGGGFVYQGYAYVRGTASGTLIASDQALSFWGGVRPETGEIIDQHHPLKGQHLEGKILAIPGGRGSCSGSIVLLELLLNRRGPSAIIFQRLEDILTLGVIVAEEMFNTAIPVVVLEPAHFDSVTKLDRRTIHVHDHCVSSTELGHSTDRQHLVDHDASQAASRASQVSLSVFDQALLDGHHGRAAQASMRIILRMAELLGADELMSVSQVHVDSCVYTGPASLAFAERLRDWGGEVLVPTTLNAIAMDRKRWRAQDMDPTFAGAAARLADALTGMGARPTFTCAPYQLDSAPKLGDQVAWAESNAVVYANSVLGARTRKYPDMLDVAMALTGRAPAGGPHLEVNRLATLVVRVTDLGDADKIDDSLYPLLGYRVGAIASDHIPAIIGLDTLGPSKDDLKAFGAAFATVSSAPMFHIVGVTPEATHLNKVIAPEPGVRTVKVGLRELSNSWDELNSTSNGQPVGLISLGNPHFSFAEVRKLARLCRGRRKSDSVAVMVTCGRSVYHLTKQAGLIDELEAFGCQFLEDTCWCMITQDGILRTTDAIMTNSGKYAHYGPGLTGRAFYFGSLAACVDVACRGGHGGAKPPWLAGDYVDSLANCC